A part of Biomphalaria glabrata chromosome 3, xgBioGlab47.1, whole genome shotgun sequence genomic DNA contains:
- the LOC106080203 gene encoding solute carrier family 25 member 45-like isoform X2 — MPLMTILLEQLEVQIQTQEFGGKYTNLMDCIRTVQRQTLSKGYFRGLSWPLFSYGYLNAVFFGCYGFLLKKFGCTEDLTHKKPTYWIIGVTGALATLPQVVFTCPVDVVKVSLQSQIPHYHDLPKVQVNKYFSGPLEAVTIIFRTSGFKGLYRGFLTHVVRDTPAAAMYMSSYSFFQYESSYRIPSVPSQIVNFLGGGVAGVLSWLIIMPFDVVKSKLQADACGKLYKGFWDCASQVYRADGIRAFFLGLVPMAVRAFPVNAVTLMVYSESLKYLNKIEHIDKN; from the exons ATGCCATTAATGACTATATTGCTGGAGCAGTTGGAG GTTCAGATTCAAACTCAGGAATTTGGAGGCAAATACACAAATCTCATGGACTGCATTAGAACTGTGCAGAGACAAACTTTG TCTAAAGGATATTTTCGTGGTCTCAGCTGGCCACTTTTCTCATATGGCTACCTCAATGCTGTTTTTTTCGGCTGCTATGGATTCCTGTTAAAGAAATTTGGCTGCACAGAGGATCTGACCCACAAAAAGCCCACCTACTGGATCATTGGTGTTACGGGAGCCTTGGCAACATTACCTCAAGTTGTCTTCACATGTCCAGTTGATGTGGTCAAAGTTTCTTTGCAATCCCAGATTCCTCATTACCACGACT taccTAAAGTGCAAGTGAACAAATATTTCAGTGGTCCACTGGAGGCTGTCACAATTATATTTAGAACCTCTGGTTTCAAAGGTTTATACAGAGGCTTTTTGACACATGTTGTTAGAGATACTCCTGCTGCAGCCATGTACATGTCATCCTATTCATTCTTCCAGTATGAAAGTTCTTACAGAATTCCTTCTGTTCCTAGCCAGATAGTCAACTTTCTAGGTGGAGGAGTTGCTGGGGTTCTCAGCTGGCTGATCATAATGCCCTTTGATGTGGTCAAGAGCAAGCTGCAAGCTGATGCATGTGGGAAACTGTATAAAGGTTTCTGGGACTGTGCTAGTCAAGTGTACAGGGCTGATGGCATCCGAGCTTTCTTTCTTGGTCTGGTCCCTATGGCTGTTAGAGCTTTCCCAGTGAATGCAGTCACGCTGATGGTTTACTCTGAAAGTCTGAAGTATCTAAAcaaaatagaacacattgacaAAAATTAA
- the LOC106080203 gene encoding solute carrier family 25 member 45-like isoform X1, protein MPHTNAINDYIAGAVGGCAGVVVGHPLDTIKVQIQTQEFGGKYTNLMDCIRTVQRQTLSKGYFRGLSWPLFSYGYLNAVFFGCYGFLLKKFGCTEDLTHKKPTYWIIGVTGALATLPQVVFTCPVDVVKVSLQSQIPHYHDLPKVQVNKYFSGPLEAVTIIFRTSGFKGLYRGFLTHVVRDTPAAAMYMSSYSFFQYESSYRIPSVPSQIVNFLGGGVAGVLSWLIIMPFDVVKSKLQADACGKLYKGFWDCASQVYRADGIRAFFLGLVPMAVRAFPVNAVTLMVYSESLKYLNKIEHIDKN, encoded by the exons ATGCCTCATACAAATGCCATTAATGACTATATTGCTGGAGCAGTTGGAG GCTGTGCTGGTGTTGTTGTTGGCCATCCACTGGACACAATCAAG GTTCAGATTCAAACTCAGGAATTTGGAGGCAAATACACAAATCTCATGGACTGCATTAGAACTGTGCAGAGACAAACTTTG TCTAAAGGATATTTTCGTGGTCTCAGCTGGCCACTTTTCTCATATGGCTACCTCAATGCTGTTTTTTTCGGCTGCTATGGATTCCTGTTAAAGAAATTTGGCTGCACAGAGGATCTGACCCACAAAAAGCCCACCTACTGGATCATTGGTGTTACGGGAGCCTTGGCAACATTACCTCAAGTTGTCTTCACATGTCCAGTTGATGTGGTCAAAGTTTCTTTGCAATCCCAGATTCCTCATTACCACGACT taccTAAAGTGCAAGTGAACAAATATTTCAGTGGTCCACTGGAGGCTGTCACAATTATATTTAGAACCTCTGGTTTCAAAGGTTTATACAGAGGCTTTTTGACACATGTTGTTAGAGATACTCCTGCTGCAGCCATGTACATGTCATCCTATTCATTCTTCCAGTATGAAAGTTCTTACAGAATTCCTTCTGTTCCTAGCCAGATAGTCAACTTTCTAGGTGGAGGAGTTGCTGGGGTTCTCAGCTGGCTGATCATAATGCCCTTTGATGTGGTCAAGAGCAAGCTGCAAGCTGATGCATGTGGGAAACTGTATAAAGGTTTCTGGGACTGTGCTAGTCAAGTGTACAGGGCTGATGGCATCCGAGCTTTCTTTCTTGGTCTGGTCCCTATGGCTGTTAGAGCTTTCCCAGTGAATGCAGTCACGCTGATGGTTTACTCTGAAAGTCTGAAGTATCTAAAcaaaatagaacacattgacaAAAATTAA